Proteins encoded in a region of the Mucilaginibacter sabulilitoris genome:
- a CDS encoding nuclear transport factor 2 family protein: MKKNISAMLCLGVLTCLLTAPKTYARNIVGTDSVKTIKTLKPEVLEIVNTVLQASYTFKIEKVSEVYTPNAVVSDEQQPFSWNGQLAGVQWVNSVQKAVADFKIKDFKVNVKRIKVFQQTEEIAYLVVPVEYTGTINGEPFDEEGAFSFVLRVVGGKWLIKSQAWVPKNGL, encoded by the coding sequence ATGAAAAAAAATATATCAGCTATGTTGTGCCTGGGTGTTTTAACATGCTTGTTAACCGCACCAAAAACATACGCCAGGAATATCGTGGGGACAGATTCTGTAAAAACCATAAAAACATTAAAGCCCGAAGTACTGGAAATTGTAAATACCGTGCTGCAAGCCTCCTATACTTTTAAAATAGAAAAGGTTTCAGAGGTGTACACCCCCAACGCGGTAGTGAGCGATGAGCAGCAACCTTTTTCGTGGAACGGGCAGCTGGCTGGCGTGCAGTGGGTAAACTCGGTGCAAAAAGCCGTTGCCGATTTTAAAATTAAAGACTTTAAGGTAAATGTTAAACGCATAAAAGTTTTTCAGCAAACAGAAGAGATTGCCTACCTGGTTGTACCAGTAGAATATACCGGCACCATTAACGGCGAACCTTTTGACGAAGAAGGCGCGTTCTCATTTGTACTACGCGTGGTGGGCGGCAAATGGCTCATCAAAAGCCAGGCCTGGGTACCCAAAAATGGCTTGTAG
- a CDS encoding S9 family peptidase: MNKYLLSITAAAFALTANAQQGHTLTENDYAHAESFMSYITRQLVDHDEVTPNWMAGDKFWYRVLTAQGSEFILVDPAKKSRTAAFDQQKLAAALSAAAGKTYSGNQLPFTSIGFSADGKSVSFIADGKSWKCDLKTYQCTPDNAVADASGHEESGNNDNEVFSPDGKLAAYIKDDNLWVRNVATGQQTQLTTDGEKDFGYATDNAGWKSSDTPILRWSPDSKKIATFKQDQRKVGDMYLVTTNVGHPTLKAWKYPLPGDKEIAMIQRVIINVDNPKVINIQIAPDPHRATLSDDIASSGTFDDVDWNADASKLAFVSTSRDHKQEKFRIADVATGAVREVFEETVPTQYESGQGTINWKYLAKTNEIIWFSERDNWGHLYLYDVLTGKVKNQITKGSWAVTQLLKVDEKNRQIYFLADGREPGNPYFTHFYRVGFDGKNLTLLTPEAGTHEITLSPTNNYFIDTYSSPDVAPVRVLRSINGKLISTLEKTDISRLVATGWKPPVPVAMKAHDGKTDIYGLMFVPTKLDPSKKYPIINNIYPGPQGGSVGDWGFEAAHGDCQALAELGFVVVQIEGTSNPLRSKSYHDMNYGHMSENTLPDQITAMQQLAQKYPYIDISRAGIWGHSGGGFATAAAMFRFPDFFKVGISESGNHDNRNYEDDWGERYIGLLTQQPDGTSNYEAQANQNYAKNLKGKLMLAHGLFDDNVPPYNTMLVVEALEKANKNYDLVVFPNSAHGYGKYSLYMTRRRWDYFVKNLAGNEPPKEYQLTRKADPRDSIE; the protein is encoded by the coding sequence ATGAATAAATATTTATTATCCATTACTGCCGCAGCATTCGCCCTCACCGCAAATGCGCAGCAAGGCCATACCTTAACCGAAAATGACTACGCACATGCGGAAAGTTTTATGAGTTACATTACCAGGCAATTGGTTGATCATGACGAAGTGACCCCAAACTGGATGGCCGGCGATAAATTCTGGTACCGCGTTTTAACCGCTCAGGGAAGTGAATTTATTTTGGTTGATCCGGCTAAGAAATCAAGGACCGCGGCTTTTGATCAGCAGAAACTGGCTGCGGCGTTATCAGCAGCAGCAGGTAAAACCTATTCGGGTAACCAGCTTCCTTTCACATCTATTGGCTTTTCTGCCGATGGTAAATCTGTTTCATTTATTGCCGATGGCAAATCATGGAAATGCGATTTAAAAACCTATCAGTGCACACCGGATAATGCTGTGGCGGACGCCTCCGGACATGAGGAATCTGGAAACAACGACAATGAAGTTTTTTCGCCTGATGGTAAACTTGCGGCATATATAAAAGATGATAACCTGTGGGTACGTAATGTAGCTACCGGTCAGCAAACGCAGCTCACTACCGATGGAGAAAAAGACTTTGGCTATGCCACGGATAACGCCGGCTGGAAATCGTCTGACACCCCTATTCTGCGGTGGTCGCCCGATTCAAAAAAGATAGCCACGTTTAAGCAAGATCAACGTAAGGTTGGCGATATGTATTTGGTTACCACCAATGTTGGTCACCCTACATTAAAAGCCTGGAAATATCCTTTACCAGGCGACAAAGAAATAGCCATGATCCAGCGTGTGATCATCAATGTTGACAATCCTAAAGTAATTAATATACAAATTGCTCCCGACCCGCATCGGGCCACATTGAGTGATGATATTGCAAGCAGCGGAACTTTCGATGATGTAGACTGGAATGCTGATGCTTCCAAACTGGCCTTTGTTTCCACCTCGCGCGACCATAAACAGGAGAAGTTTCGAATTGCGGACGTTGCAACCGGCGCGGTACGCGAAGTTTTTGAAGAAACCGTACCAACGCAATACGAGTCAGGCCAGGGAACCATCAACTGGAAATACCTTGCCAAAACAAATGAAATTATCTGGTTTTCGGAACGGGATAACTGGGGCCACCTTTATCTTTACGATGTGCTTACCGGCAAGGTTAAAAACCAGATTACCAAAGGCAGCTGGGCGGTAACGCAATTGCTAAAAGTTGATGAAAAGAACAGGCAGATATACTTCCTGGCCGATGGCCGCGAACCGGGCAACCCATATTTTACGCACTTTTACAGGGTTGGGTTTGATGGCAAAAACCTCACCTTACTGACCCCTGAAGCCGGGACACATGAGATAACACTTTCGCCAACAAATAATTATTTTATTGATACCTATTCATCGCCTGATGTTGCTCCGGTTAGGGTGCTGCGTAGCATAAACGGAAAGCTCATCAGCACGTTAGAGAAAACGGATATTTCAAGACTGGTAGCCACCGGCTGGAAACCACCGGTACCTGTTGCGATGAAGGCGCACGATGGCAAAACAGATATTTATGGTTTGATGTTTGTGCCTACCAAGCTCGATCCTTCAAAAAAATACCCCATTATCAACAACATTTATCCAGGGCCGCAGGGCGGTAGTGTAGGCGATTGGGGATTTGAAGCAGCCCATGGCGATTGCCAGGCACTGGCCGAATTAGGTTTTGTGGTTGTACAAATTGAAGGCACCAGCAACCCTTTGCGGTCAAAAAGTTATCATGACATGAATTATGGCCACATGTCTGAAAATACCCTGCCCGATCAGATTACCGCCATGCAGCAACTGGCGCAGAAATATCCTTACATTGATATTAGCCGTGCCGGTATCTGGGGCCATTCGGGCGGAGGCTTTGCAACAGCGGCGGCCATGTTCCGCTTTCCAGATTTCTTCAAGGTGGGTATATCCGAATCGGGAAATCACGATAACCGTAATTATGAGGATGATTGGGGCGAACGCTATATAGGTTTATTAACCCAACAGCCAGACGGCACATCCAATTACGAAGCGCAGGCCAATCAAAACTATGCTAAGAATTTAAAGGGTAAATTGATGCTTGCCCACGGCTTATTTGACGATAATGTACCGCCCTATAATACCATGCTGGTGGTTGAGGCATTGGAAAAAGCCAATAAAAATTACGATCTGGTGGTGTTCCCGAACAGTGCACATGGCTATGGTAAATATTCATTGTACATGACGCGCCGCCGCTGGGATTATTTTGTGAAGAATTTGGCAGGAAATGAACCTCCGAAGGAATATCAGTTAACCAGAAAAGCAGATCCTCGTGACAGCATAGAGTAA
- a CDS encoding DEAD/DEAH box helicase — MLRVDSTKPCQIIYAIARHEYLSYVIEPHIVQLNPNGEFSLTHQRLFSNTAKEFVHCLDETDIKLIKILEEMEQGNVIKRYYKKPIRPFEFFAKIFNEQLFDTIRPKMERRMAEALSLLCNKQVYQMSKEGYPGEKKLQIATEAASVLFHFRRNEEEIRYFPTIKYQGMRIEFMFKNAEIICNHPAWMLLDDTLYYFEKEIEGKKLVPFLNKRFIAIPRSSEQSYFEKFVAPLIEKQNVYAEGFTINTEKYDAQAALKPIYIEGGTSQLQLYFKYAGYIFPYGDGRHVSVRMEKNGDDYIFHRIKRSITWERNKMQQLEQMGLKTVSSLFQNLEVNNNDEDADHSFSVFEWLNQHHDQLIEQGFELEQPEGQKRYVFGNSKIDLEVTENNDWFDIHAIVWFGPYRIPFIQLKNHILNRKKEFILPSGEIAVIPDKWFSQYGNLLHFTEGGNDLKLRRHHIGLVNDLAEGEMANVTMTRKLQKLTDFEALEDVEMPQNFAGHLRPYQKAGYNWFHFLKNYHFGGCLADDMGLGKTIQTLALLQKHKEDTEAAGSKSTSLVIMPTSLIYNWLNEAKKFAPQLKLMVHTGTMRYRSAEVFANYDVVITTYGISRIDIGMFKEYFFDYVILDESQNIKNPSSKSFQSVKQLKSRFKLILSGTPVENSVNDLWTQMSFINPGLLGGQQFFQNEFVTPIEKKKDEDKARKLQALIKPFVLRRTKEQVATELPPKTENLFYCQMSEEQASVYEEVKSEYRNELLKSLEDGTFAKTQIQVLQGLIKLRQIANHPIMIDKDYEGDSGKFENVVHTLANVLDGGHKVLIFSQFVKQLAIYRDHFDREGVPYVYLDGSTQNRGDVVKQFQEDERTRVFLISIKAGGVGLNLTEADYVFILDPWWNPAVEQQAIDRTHRIGQTKNVFIYKFITKDTVEEKILALQQRKLSVAKALITTEESFIKSLSADDIREILG, encoded by the coding sequence ATGCTACGCGTCGACAGTACAAAACCTTGCCAGATTATATATGCCATTGCCCGGCATGAGTACCTGTCGTACGTTATAGAACCGCATATAGTTCAGCTTAATCCTAACGGCGAATTTTCATTAACACACCAGCGTTTATTCTCAAATACTGCTAAGGAATTTGTCCATTGCCTTGACGAAACCGACATCAAACTCATCAAAATATTGGAGGAGATGGAACAGGGCAATGTGATTAAACGGTATTATAAAAAACCTATTCGCCCGTTTGAGTTTTTTGCCAAAATATTTAACGAGCAACTGTTTGATACTATTCGCCCTAAAATGGAAAGACGGATGGCCGAAGCGCTCAGTTTATTATGCAATAAGCAGGTATACCAGATGAGCAAAGAGGGATATCCGGGTGAGAAGAAACTGCAGATAGCTACAGAAGCGGCATCGGTGCTGTTCCATTTCAGGCGTAATGAGGAGGAGATCAGGTATTTCCCCACCATTAAGTACCAGGGGATGCGCATTGAATTTATGTTCAAAAATGCCGAGATCATTTGCAACCACCCCGCTTGGATGCTGCTGGATGATACCCTGTATTATTTTGAAAAGGAAATTGAAGGCAAAAAGCTGGTGCCTTTTCTCAATAAACGTTTTATAGCTATCCCGCGCTCATCAGAGCAGTCATATTTTGAAAAGTTTGTAGCTCCGCTTATCGAAAAACAGAACGTATACGCCGAGGGCTTTACTATCAATACCGAAAAATACGATGCCCAGGCTGCCTTAAAGCCTATTTATATTGAGGGCGGCACATCACAGCTGCAATTGTATTTTAAATATGCTGGTTATATTTTTCCTTATGGCGATGGCCGGCATGTATCGGTACGGATGGAGAAAAACGGCGACGACTATATATTTCATCGTATAAAACGCTCTATCACCTGGGAAAGGAACAAAATGCAGCAGCTGGAGCAAATGGGTCTTAAAACGGTATCGAGCTTGTTCCAGAACCTGGAGGTTAATAATAACGATGAAGATGCCGACCATTCCTTCTCGGTTTTTGAATGGCTTAACCAGCACCACGACCAGCTTATTGAGCAGGGTTTTGAACTGGAACAACCAGAGGGCCAAAAACGATATGTATTTGGCAATAGTAAAATAGACCTCGAGGTAACTGAAAATAACGACTGGTTTGATATTCATGCCATAGTTTGGTTCGGACCTTACCGCATACCCTTTATACAACTAAAAAACCACATCCTTAACCGTAAAAAGGAGTTTATCCTGCCATCGGGCGAAATAGCGGTAATTCCGGATAAGTGGTTTTCGCAATACGGCAACCTGCTGCACTTTACCGAAGGTGGCAACGATCTTAAACTGCGCCGCCACCACATAGGCCTGGTAAATGACCTTGCAGAGGGCGAGATGGCTAATGTAACCATGACCCGCAAGCTGCAAAAGCTTACCGACTTTGAAGCGCTGGAAGATGTGGAGATGCCGCAAAATTTTGCGGGTCATTTACGGCCATACCAAAAAGCAGGCTACAACTGGTTTCACTTTTTAAAGAACTATCATTTTGGGGGCTGTTTGGCCGACGACATGGGCCTTGGTAAAACCATACAAACACTTGCCCTGCTGCAAAAACATAAAGAAGATACCGAGGCTGCAGGCAGTAAAAGCACTTCGTTGGTAATTATGCCTACCTCGCTGATATATAACTGGCTTAATGAGGCTAAAAAGTTTGCCCCGCAGCTTAAGCTGATGGTGCATACCGGTACCATGCGTTACCGCTCGGCAGAGGTGTTTGCCAATTACGATGTGGTGATCACCACCTACGGCATCAGTCGTATTGATATTGGCATGTTTAAGGAATACTTTTTTGATTATGTAATACTGGATGAAAGCCAGAATATCAAAAATCCGTCCTCAAAATCATTCCAGTCGGTAAAGCAGCTTAAATCGCGCTTTAAACTGATATTGAGCGGCACCCCGGTGGAGAATTCGGTTAATGACCTGTGGACGCAAATGTCGTTCATTAACCCGGGTTTGCTTGGCGGACAGCAATTTTTCCAGAACGAGTTTGTAACACCTATTGAAAAGAAAAAGGACGAAGACAAAGCCCGCAAGCTGCAGGCGCTCATAAAACCTTTTGTTTTACGTCGTACCAAAGAGCAGGTAGCAACCGAGCTGCCGCCAAAAACTGAAAATCTTTTCTACTGTCAGATGAGCGAAGAACAGGCATCGGTATATGAAGAAGTAAAATCAGAATACCGTAATGAGCTGCTGAAAAGCCTGGAAGACGGCACCTTCGCCAAAACGCAAATACAGGTACTACAGGGCTTGATCAAGCTTCGCCAAATTGCCAATCACCCTATCATGATCGACAAGGATTATGAGGGCGATAGCGGTAAGTTTGAAAACGTGGTGCATACCCTGGCCAACGTATTGGATGGCGGTCACAAAGTGCTCATATTTTCGCAGTTTGTAAAACAGCTGGCCATTTACCGCGATCATTTTGACCGCGAAGGCGTACCTTATGTGTACCTCGATGGCAGTACCCAGAACCGTGGCGATGTGGTAAAGCAATTCCAGGAAGATGAAAGGACCCGCGTGTTCCTGATCTCTATTAAAGCTGGTGGCGTGGGGCTTAACCTTACCGAAGCCGATTACGTGTTTATCCTCGACCCATGGTGGAACCCGGCCGTTGAGCAGCAGGCCATTGACCGCACGCATCGCATTGGACAAACCAAAAACGTGTTTATCTATAAATTCATCACAAAAGATACGGTTGAAGAAAAGATACTGGCCCTGCAGCAGCGCAAGCTCAGCGTAGCCAAAGCCCTCATCACCACCGAAGAAAGTTTCATCAAATCCCTTTCGGCCGATGATATTAGGGAGATACTGGGATAA
- a CDS encoding SPFH domain-containing protein, whose amino-acid sequence MSEITFIIFAVVILIIVSTSFVSVKQGTIVVITIFGKYRRILTPGLNFKLPFIENVYSKISIQNRSVELEFQAVTYDQANVYFKAMLLYSVLDQQEETIKNVAFKFVDERNLMQALIRTVEGSIRAFVATKRQSEVLILRRDIVEHVKEQLDQILESWGYHLQDLQLNDITFDEVIMKSMSQVVASNNLKAAAENEGQALLITKTKAAEAEGNAIKISAQAEREAAQLRGQGIALFREEVARGMTVAAKEMAEANMDTSVIMFTMWTESIKHFAENSQGNVIFLDGSTDQMQHTLKEMMGLNLLYADAVKNVKK is encoded by the coding sequence ATGAGCGAAATCACCTTTATTATTTTTGCAGTTGTTATTTTAATTATTGTATCAACCTCGTTTGTGTCTGTAAAACAGGGCACAATAGTGGTCATTACAATATTTGGTAAGTACCGTAGGATACTTACCCCGGGCTTAAATTTTAAACTTCCGTTTATCGAAAACGTGTACTCCAAAATATCTATCCAGAATCGGTCGGTAGAGCTGGAGTTTCAGGCAGTAACTTATGACCAGGCTAACGTTTACTTCAAAGCCATGCTGCTGTACTCAGTACTTGATCAGCAGGAAGAAACCATCAAAAACGTAGCATTTAAGTTTGTTGACGAGCGCAACCTGATGCAGGCCCTCATCCGTACGGTTGAGGGTTCAATCCGTGCCTTTGTGGCCACCAAGCGCCAGAGCGAAGTATTGATATTAAGGCGTGATATTGTAGAGCACGTAAAAGAACAGCTTGACCAGATACTGGAAAGCTGGGGATACCACTTACAGGATCTGCAATTGAACGATATTACATTTGATGAAGTGATCATGAAATCAATGAGCCAGGTGGTGGCATCAAACAATCTGAAAGCAGCAGCCGAAAATGAAGGTCAGGCATTATTGATTACCAAAACAAAAGCTGCCGAGGCAGAAGGTAATGCCATCAAAATTTCGGCACAGGCCGAGCGTGAGGCCGCACAGCTGCGTGGCCAGGGTATTGCCCTGTTTCGCGAAGAGGTGGCCCGCGGTATGACGGTTGCAGCCAAAGAAATGGCAGAGGCCAACATGGATACTTCGGTAATTATGTTTACCATGTGGACAGAATCTATCAAGCACTTTGCCGAAAACTCGCAGGGTAACGTGATATTCCTGGATGGCTCAACCGACCAGATGCAACATACATTAAAAGAAATGATGGGCTTAAACCTTTTATATGCCGACGCTGTCAAAAACGTCAAAAAGTAA
- a CDS encoding amidohydrolase: protein MKTGLTFSFLLFTVGAFAQNNAAKTQVSNKAEALKSQIIAWRRDFHEHPELGNHEVRTSGIIAKHLQSLGIQVQTGIATTGVVGILKGGKPGPVVALRADMDGLPVIERTPVPFASKVKTTYNGQEVGVMHACGHDSHMAILMGVAQVLSSMKSELHGTVKFIFQPAEEGVEPGQTGGAEEMVKEGILESPKVDVIFGLHINSQTEVGKITYRPGGTMAGVNDMQIIVKGKSAHGAYPWSSVDPIVISAEIINNLQAIVSRNVNLTENPAVVTVGAIKGGNRTNIIPESVEMLGTLRSFTAADEKLLEERVRQIATKTAEAQGATAEVKIPYSTHYPVTFNDPKLTQKMLPSLQHTAGAENVLLKPPVTGAEDFSFYQEKVPGLFFFLGGMPKGQDPLKAPSHHTPDFYIDESGFTLGVKALCNLTLDYMNSNAK from the coding sequence ATGAAAACAGGCCTTACCTTTTCCTTTTTGCTGTTCACGGTTGGTGCATTTGCTCAAAATAATGCGGCAAAAACACAGGTAAGTAACAAGGCAGAAGCGCTGAAAAGCCAGATCATTGCCTGGAGGCGCGATTTTCATGAACACCCGGAACTGGGTAACCACGAGGTGCGCACATCGGGCATTATTGCCAAACACCTGCAGTCGTTAGGGATACAGGTACAAACAGGTATTGCTACAACAGGGGTTGTAGGGATTTTAAAAGGTGGCAAACCCGGACCGGTAGTTGCCCTTCGTGCCGATATGGACGGGCTACCGGTAATTGAACGCACCCCGGTACCTTTTGCATCAAAAGTAAAAACAACTTATAATGGGCAGGAGGTTGGCGTAATGCATGCCTGCGGGCACGATTCGCACATGGCCATATTAATGGGCGTGGCGCAAGTGCTTTCCTCTATGAAAAGTGAACTGCATGGCACGGTTAAATTCATTTTTCAACCTGCGGAAGAAGGCGTTGAACCCGGACAAACGGGTGGCGCCGAAGAAATGGTGAAAGAGGGCATACTGGAAAGCCCAAAGGTTGATGTTATATTCGGCTTGCACATCAATTCGCAAACCGAGGTGGGTAAGATCACTTACCGCCCGGGTGGTACCATGGCCGGGGTTAATGATATGCAGATCATTGTAAAAGGAAAGTCGGCACACGGGGCCTACCCATGGTCGAGCGTTGACCCGATTGTAATTTCGGCGGAGATCATCAACAACCTGCAAGCCATTGTGAGCCGCAATGTTAATTTAACCGAAAACCCTGCCGTTGTAACAGTAGGCGCTATAAAAGGCGGTAACCGCACCAATATTATTCCCGAATCGGTGGAGATGCTGGGAACCCTGCGTTCCTTTACCGCAGCCGATGAAAAACTACTGGAGGAGCGGGTAAGGCAAATAGCCACCAAAACTGCCGAAGCCCAGGGCGCTACCGCCGAAGTGAAGATACCATACAGCACGCATTACCCGGTTACTTTTAACGACCCTAAGCTTACCCAAAAAATGTTGCCCAGCTTGCAGCATACCGCCGGTGCTGAAAACGTGTTGCTGAAACCACCAGTTACTGGGGCCGAAGATTTTAGCTTTTATCAGGAAAAGGTTCCGGGTTTGTTTTTCTTTTTAGGCGGAATGCCCAAGGGCCAGGATCCGCTCAAAGCACCATCGCACCATACACCCGATTTTTATATTGATGAAAGTGGTTTTACATTAGGTGTTAAAGCCCTTTGTAACTTAACTTTGGATTATATGAACAGTAATGCCAAATAG
- a CDS encoding DUF922 domain-containing protein, with protein MSVRWIKCTGIIALFLLMMGKAAAQQFHQLTVNDFGGTPRANARGVIAYTNCTIDFKYQASRQNGSYIINAFVHLILNTDRSWLDRSKITSPQVLAEVLKHEQGHYTIAYLEQQEVLREIAKTRFSRNYQYEAMAIFSRIDAKYKQLNTDYDEDTQHMTDRVQQHSWDVYFQKQLRFMPGEDRDSR; from the coding sequence ATGAGTGTAAGATGGATTAAGTGTACCGGCATTATAGCCCTGTTTTTATTAATGATGGGCAAGGCAGCTGCCCAACAGTTCCATCAGTTAACTGTAAATGATTTTGGCGGAACGCCGCGTGCAAACGCGCGCGGCGTAATTGCCTATACAAATTGCACTATTGATTTTAAATACCAGGCAAGCCGCCAAAATGGTAGTTACATCATCAACGCCTTTGTTCACCTGATATTGAATACCGACAGGTCATGGCTCGACAGGAGCAAGATCACATCGCCCCAGGTGCTGGCCGAAGTGTTAAAGCACGAGCAGGGGCATTATACCATCGCCTACCTTGAACAACAGGAGGTACTGCGCGAAATAGCCAAAACCCGTTTTAGTCGTAATTACCAGTACGAAGCCATGGCCATTTTTAGCCGCATTGATGCCAAATACAAGCAGCTCAATACTGATTACGATGAAGACACCCAGCACATGACCGACAGGGTACAACAACATAGCTGGGATGTATATTTTCAAAAGCAACTGCGTTTTATGCCGGGCGAAGACAGAGATAGCCGTTAA
- a CDS encoding low molecular weight protein tyrosine phosphatase family protein, which translates to MANLLFICSKNQWRSPTAELLFRNHPIHTASSAGTSDKARIRINQKMIDQADVIFVMERKHKDLLKQRFDITGKQLFILDIEDDYQFNDPDLITILERILKDYL; encoded by the coding sequence TTGGCAAACCTCCTTTTCATTTGCAGTAAAAATCAATGGCGCAGCCCAACGGCGGAGCTATTATTCAGGAACCACCCTATACATACAGCCAGTTCTGCCGGAACCAGCGATAAGGCCCGTATCCGCATAAATCAGAAAATGATTGACCAGGCCGATGTTATTTTTGTGATGGAACGCAAACATAAAGACCTGCTAAAACAGCGCTTTGATATTACCGGCAAACAACTCTTCATACTTGATATTGAAGACGATTACCAATTTAATGATCCGGACCTGATCACAATTTTAGAAAGGATTTTGAAGGATTATTTGTAA
- the dinB gene encoding DNA polymerase IV — MSNDPAQIIRKIIHIDMDAFYASVEQRDYPEYRGKALVVGGSPQGRGGVVATASYEARKFGVRSAMSSKRALQLCPDAIFVRPRFAAYNEVSRSIREIFSRYTDLIEPLSLDEAYLDVTNDKLNIGSAIEIAKQIKQAIKDELQLTASAGVSINKFVAKIASDINKPDGLKFIGPSSIEDFMERLPVEKFFGVGKVTAQKMKQMGLHTGADLKNLTEEELTRHFGKVGRFYYQIVRGIDNREVQPHRETKSVGAEDTFAYDLTTLEEMDAELEKIAQTVYNRLTKYDLKGRTLTLKVKYSDFKQITRNQSFPTAFNDLETIGQTAKQLMAVVYTDDARIRLLGISLSNFGDVTPKQKETREAGPGDQLELEF; from the coding sequence ATGTCAAATGACCCCGCTCAAATCATCCGCAAAATTATCCATATTGATATGGATGCGTTTTATGCATCGGTTGAGCAGCGCGACTACCCGGAGTACCGGGGAAAGGCGCTGGTAGTAGGTGGTTCACCTCAGGGGCGGGGCGGGGTAGTCGCCACGGCAAGTTATGAAGCCCGTAAGTTTGGGGTACGGTCGGCCATGTCATCCAAACGGGCATTACAGCTTTGTCCGGATGCCATATTTGTAAGGCCGCGGTTCGCTGCATATAATGAAGTATCACGGAGTATTAGGGAGATCTTTAGCCGATACACCGACCTGATTGAGCCATTATCTTTAGATGAAGCCTATCTCGACGTAACCAACGATAAGCTGAATATCGGCTCAGCTATTGAAATAGCTAAACAAATAAAGCAGGCCATTAAGGATGAGTTGCAGCTCACGGCTTCGGCGGGTGTATCTATCAATAAGTTTGTAGCCAAAATAGCATCGGATATTAATAAACCCGATGGCCTGAAATTTATAGGCCCTTCATCTATTGAAGATTTTATGGAACGCCTGCCAGTCGAAAAGTTTTTTGGTGTAGGCAAGGTTACCGCCCAAAAAATGAAACAAATGGGCCTGCATACCGGTGCCGACCTGAAAAACCTTACCGAAGAAGAACTAACCCGGCATTTTGGTAAAGTGGGTAGGTTTTATTACCAGATCGTACGCGGCATTGACAACCGCGAGGTACAGCCGCACCGCGAAACCAAATCAGTAGGCGCCGAGGATACCTTTGCCTATGATCTCACCACGCTCGAAGAAATGGACGCTGAACTGGAAAAAATTGCGCAGACTGTTTATAACCGGCTTACTAAATACGACTTAAAAGGCCGTACACTTACCCTCAAAGTAAAATACAGCGATTTTAAACAAATTACCCGCAATCAATCTTTTCCAACAGCTTTTAATGACCTGGAAACTATCGGTCAAACGGCTAAACAGCTGATGGCTGTTGTTTATACTGACGATGCCCGGATCAGGTTGCTGGGAATTTCCCTTTCCAATTTTGGTGATGTTACTCCCAAACAAAAAGAAACCCGTGAAGCCGGACCCGGTGATCAGCTGGAACTGGAGTTTTAG